The sequence attgacttacattgtgtttcaggacggatccgtttgcctccgcctcgtcaggcggacaccaaaacgctgcaagcagtgttttggtgtccgcctccagagtggaatggagactgaacggagaccaaactgatgcattctgagcggatccttatccattcagcgtgcattagggcaaaactgatcggttttggaccgcttgtgagagccctgaacagatctcacaaatggaaaccaaaacgccagtgtgaaagtagcttaagatgGGTTGTTACCAACACCTGGTGAGAATTTCATGTCAAtagcaggaaaggactccagcataacgtaaaccggacaaatccgttatgcaggccatagacttctattatgacggaatgaataacggaatgcctctaaaggcattccgtcatggaattgcgttatggtctgtggtaacggaattcataacgcaattcagtaaatacaacAACACGAACCAAAAAcggatttcaaaatatgaaattcactcatccctaatagtgagtgtagctctagAGTACAATttgggatgtaactcaggatcattaatgtaatgtatgtacacaatgactaccagcagaatagtgagtgcagctctggagtatagtacaggctgtaactcagaaAATAACGTTAATGTATGTGTTCAGTGATTCTGCTATATGTTGACATTGTCGTGTACGTGACCTGGTGTCAGAGTTGTGATTGCTCCTGTTTTGCAGATGGTTTTCTTAGGATACATGATCTTCAGTATAATCCTTGGGCTTCTGGCAGACAGATACGGTCGTCTAAAGGTTGGTGATGGTAAAGCTGTATGCTGAGGACAATTTGTCTCAGTGGAGTAATAGTATTTGTGTGTGGGGTAGACAAGCAGCTTCTGGAGACCTCTGATGTgtctcttggggggggggggggaggggggggggtgtcagtgaAAAGGGCATGGGGAACATCATGCTTGCAGTCAAAAGGTGAAATCCAGTACTGACTTTGTTCTGCTCACACAGCTTGTTACAAGAGATTGTTCTACATTGTAATGAGCCATACATTAGATATTAgaataatatatattatttttagaaTCTACATTTGTTAGGCTGGGTGCACATACATAGGTTATGTCCggctagttgttttttttttgcagcaccaGACACAACTGTTGTATGTGTAATGCATTATAATGCAAAGGTCTGGCTTCTATAGACTGAAAAACATAGTGTGCATAATTTTTCTGTCCGGCGCAGTTTTACATCCGACATCACAAGTGATGCGTCAGATGAATATGAGCCATCCCATAGAAAACAATGGGAACAGTTAAAGTTTCCCATCTGCATTTTCTGTACCATATTGGAGCGAAACTAAGCCAGACTGCTGGATATATGTGAAGAAGGCCTTCCCTGTTTTCTGTTCAATTCATGTTCTGTTTTGCTGTGTCACAATGGGGACTAAAACTCCAATAGATTGATGTCACACacagcattttattttattttgggggggagggggtgtgaAGCTTCAGTTTTAGATGCCTTTTTTTCGCTCCTGTGGGCACAGCACTAACTGATTGTAATATGTACTGGGTTAGTTATATTGCTGTCTTattgcatgttgtatttttacccgtTATTGTTCATTCTCCAGATTCTGGTCATCTCCTTCCTGTGGGCAGCGTACTTCTCCTTGCTCACCTCTTTTGCTCCATCATATGGCTGGTTTGTCTTCCTGCGGTGTCTGGTTGGATGTGGCGTCTCAGGCCATTCACAAGGGTAACGCAGTCGTGATCTCTAGTGCTAGAGAGATTTAAGAGAGAGCTCTAGTTCTCCTTGACCCCCTCCCTATTCACACTGAGTGTATCAGCTCCTCATTTACACAAAGTCTTTGTGGTCCCCCTATCTTTCCCACGTCAACATATAGGTGTCAGGCTCCACCTTCTTATGTAAGCAAATGTCGGATGATGTCGTTTATTACATGGTAGCTGGAAGCAATGCATCATGACAGATGAAGATATCTaatcctgtattattattatttttcagtcTCATCATcaaaacagaatttttgccaaaaaatgtgaGGGGTTACATGCTCCCACTATCACAGGTAAGACCTCAGTGACCTAGAAACCAAAAGGACACAAAGAGGAGGataataatataatgtatgtGACAACCCTGATGAGGTAACAGAGGAGGTCCCTGCTATTGAGGGTCTATTGGCTCTTGCTCTAGAGCATTTGGCGGTTTCCCCTACACGGCGACGTGTTGCCTGACAGGAAGATTGTGTTGTCGGATTGCAACATTGCATTCAATGATTGTCAATGGGGTTGCAAACATTCCGGACTCGGACTCCGATGTGACAGTTGCAAAGAGTCCAACATTGTTGGATATTTGGTTGCAGCTTTTACAAACCTATATCTCCCAGCATCGGCTGACACCTGTGTTAAAGAATAAGATGTATGATTATGTTTTTATTCAAATATTATTCCTCATACCTGTCCCTGCAGCTCTTCTGGTTGGCAGGGTCCTTACTTATCATTGGTTTGGGATCAGTGGTCAGCCCCACCCTAGGCTGGCGCTGGCTCGTACGCTTTGCTTCCATCCCCGGCATCATCCTTGTCCTCGTCTTTAAagtaagagtttttttttcttttgcccccAGTTCTGCTTCACAGGGAGCAAGTAGATCGGTTGTCACATGGCTCGTCTTCTCTTTTCCCACAGTTCATTCCTGAGTCAGCAAGATTCAACGTTTCTGTGGGCAGACAACAGGCTGCGATGGATACGTTGGAAAAAATCGCCAAAATAAATCGCTCAAAAATGCCGGAAGGAACAATCCATGAGCCAGTGTCAGTAAGTCCTGCTTAGCTGATGACATGAACTCCAGTCACATCCTGCTGGTTGTGACATGGGATCAGGCACTGCTGCTTATTGAGTCCCTACAATACACTACAAAAGTGTTGCACTGCATTCAGGGAATCGTCTTTATTTCTAGACGGactgggagtgactcaataaggatcgggttagtgatgagcgaagcgaccTTCAGATGTTACAGCCGGAGTCGCTTCATTCATAACTTTGGATTAATTCTGTATGGAGATCAATCTCCGTacaatattaaaatgtatgggctccaatgagcttaaagggaacctgtcatcacctttatgctgcccatactaacagcagaataaagtataGACagatgagttgatttcagcggtctgtcatttaaaagttaaaagtaagtggttgccgagaaccaacatcccaatcattgcagactgggcctggaaaagagtccggccacctgagaagagtcatggttattcatgaattcctgctctccctgcccacctgctgatgattgacaggcttctacctagttttctccctttaaaactttttttcaagttttaaagaggatttccactttaaaaatcaattaccaaagttattcaacaaagtcacgctTGACTTCactaataactaacttcggctcatcagagcccatacattttaatactgtacagagacggatctccgtactgcattaaaacaaagttatgAATGAAGCAACTTCGGCTGTaacatctgaagctcgcttcgccCATCTCTAGTCCTGGTACATTATCAGAGTTATCTGGAGCAATGCTAACTGGAAGGTGCATGGGGAaggatccatagagtgaacacAACAATCGAGTTGGTCCCACTGATGCTTAAATGGGTTAAAATCTGGGGAATTGgagggccagggtagtacttggaagtctcggTCTTCCAACCAATGTTGTAAATTTCTAGCTGGTGGACATATTCCATTGTCTTGGTGGAAGATCCCATCCCAGGGACAACAGTCAGaatgtatgggtgtacgtgatctgtatggaaggattcatacccaaattggtTGAGAGTGCATTCCACATGGATGATTGGGCCCAGAGAATACCATAAAAACATTCCCCtgaccataatgctgccaccaccagcttgtgttcttccagcagtggttgcagggtgtttgttctctgatgtttctcacctgacacgccaacatccatctgttccatgaagcagaaaacatgacTTAATGACTTAtcggagaaggcaaccctttgccaatcagcagaGGTCTAATTCCGATACTGCAGCGAAAATTAAAACTGACCATCCATCTGCTTCAGAGCGCCATACgcagtagggttcactgaactgttgtATTAGACATATCTGAAAGctcctggttcattttggcggtgagctgctccactgtggtGTGTTGGTCTGCACTTGCACACATTCCTAGCcaacgttcacctctcacatcaatggcacgtgATGCTCTGCGGTTTCCACGTCACTTATTCACAATGTCCactcacaatacactttcaccaTAGTACCGcatgaacagttcacaaactgcagtTTCAGAAATAATCACCCTTGGgctgaaagccaataatcatcactTTTTACAACTCTTATAAATcttcccttttacccatgacaggaaagagggatatgtgtgcagacagcctatctcgCCCCTTATATACTCACCAAGTCAGCTCACCACATgtcacttccttcatgagctacacacTGACAAAAGTAGGAAGTGGTGATAATAATGGGACTGGATTGTGTGTATCAGGAGGGCATTCTTTTTAAAGACACTAAACCATAACGGGGCAGCAGTGAGATCTGATGTTTTATAGCATTAGAGTCATAAAGGAAGCATCACTTTTGTAAATGCAACTTTAGGCGCCTTAAGTGTTGGCCATtaagtgcattggggaccgcagatggatccagacccattcaacttgaatgggtccgtgatctgtccacagcgcataaaaatagaacatgttctatttttttgctgtgtggaGGCACTGAGAGAAATCCGATGGAGAAACACTCCGTAGCACTACGGAGAGGCACTCCATGGTGCTTCCGTGcctccatgtgcatgagcccttagttgtgGCTGGAGCATAAGATGCAAGTAAAGATCATTAAAAGACAAGTTAAGTAGAATGAAGATGAGTTACAACGAGTTAGCTCTGCATACTGGCTATATGTTCTGTGTAATCCTGGTTTGTTTCCTTAGGAGAAAACTGGAAGCTTCCTTGATCTTCTACACCCAAAATATTTGCGGACATCTTTGCAAATCTGGGTCATCTGGTAATTTCTTTAATACTGGTTTTGGGCTGAGGATGACAATTCCTTTGATCTTACATTGAGAGATATTACCCTAGAAATAAGAGTACAGACTGCGGTGGGCATCCTAAGGTTTACATTAAAGGTCTGTgtttaggatgggtcatcaatgtcAAATAGGTGACTTTCTTACCCACCTTCTCTCTTGACTTCCCCCACCATCAGCAGAACAAAAGTGGTGCACTTGCTAGGCGTCAAGGCTCCTTCACTATCTATGTAATCACCTTTTTTTCACTACTCAGGTTGGGAATCGCTTTTGCATACTACGGTGTGATCTTGACCAGTTCAGAGCTTCTGGAGAACAATCTGCTGTGTGGGACGGGTCGGGAAGAAATCCTAATAGAACAGGGAGCCGGCCCCTGTTACTGCAACATGTTAAGCACCTCCGATTACCACACCATGATGATCAGCACAATCGGAGAGATTGCTTGTAAGGATTTGCTACAGTCTATATGGAG is a genomic window of Bufo bufo chromosome 1, aBufBuf1.1, whole genome shotgun sequence containing:
- the SVOPL gene encoding putative transporter SVOPL, with protein sequence MEPQLTKYVSTVKMEEMAPRVTEPSKSPKMYTVEDAVETIGFGRFHIILFLIMGSTGIAEAMEIMLLAVISSSIRCEWHLQSWQVALVTMMVFLGYMIFSIILGLLADRYGRLKILVISFLWAAYFSLLTSFAPSYGWFVFLRCLVGCGVSGHSQGLIIKTEFLPKNVRGYMLPLSQLFWLAGSLLIIGLGSVVSPTLGWRWLVRFASIPGIILVLVFKFIPESARFNVSVGRQQAAMDTLEKIAKINRSKMPEGTIHEPVSEKTGSFLDLLHPKYLRTSLQIWVIWLGIAFAYYGVILTSSELLENNLLCGTGREEILIEQGAGPCYCNMLSTSDYHTMMISTIGEIALNPFNILGINLIGRCLTLGITMTITGVFFLLLIICMSRTGLIAILFCLRALVSANFNTIYIYTAEVYPTVMRAIGMGTSGSMCRIGAMAAPFIAQVLLSTSIIGALCLFATVCFICALSAFMLPIETKGRALQQVK